The Acidimicrobiales bacterium genomic interval TCGGCCACCACCGTCTTACCGCTGGAGGTCGGGGCCGACACCAGGACAGAACGCCCGGCGTCCACGGCGGCCATTGCCTCGACCTGGAAGCGGTCGAGCTCAAAGGGCCGGCCGTCGGTCACTCGGATCCGGCTCGCCGGTGGCGGCGGGCCCTTAGCGCTCCCACCAGGATCGCCATCTCGTAGAAGGCGACCATAGGAACGGACAACAACAACAGGGTGAACGGGTCGCCACTGGGTGTCAGAACGGCCACTACCGCGACGATTCCAACGATGGCGTACCGCCGAACCCGTCGCAGCGATGCCGGGGTCAGGATGCCTAGGACTTGAAGGAGGACTAGGAGGAGCGGGAACTGGAAGCCGATTCCGAAAGCCAAGGTCATCTTCACAACGAATCCCAGGTACCGGGCAGGTGAGAAGACGCTTATCAGGTCCGGCCCTCCGATTCCGATTAGGAAGTCCAGGGCCCGCGGGATGCTCCAGTAGGCGAGGCCGCAGCCGGCCCCGAACAGGAGGACTCCCAGGCCGACGAACAGGACGCCCCACCGTCGTTCCCGTGCATGGAGACCGGGTGCCACGAAGCGCCAGGACTGCCACAGCAGGACCGGCATGGCCAGAGCGATCCCTCCATAGCCCGCCACCATCATTCGGACTCCGAAGGGCTCCAGCGGATCAGTGACCAGCAACTCGCACCCCGTGCCGAAGGCACTGCCCTCCACCGCCTCTCCCCGGATGTGGCAGTAGGGCTCCAGCAGGAGATCCAGGATCTGCGGGTAGAACACCCACGCGGCCACTGCCCCAGCCACAACAGCCAGCGTCGAGCGGATCAGTCGACTGCGGAGCTCCTCGAGGTGACCCATGAGGGTCATCTGCCCGTCGGGGTCAGCCACCAGCCTCCTCCGCTTCATCGGTGGCCGACTCGGGCGACGTAGATCCGGTCAGGCGATGTCCCCGCTCACGGGCCATGGCCTCGAGGGACGGGTCCTCCACCAGGTCTCGGAACTCTTCCTGGAATCCCGTGGCCACCCGTCGGACTTCTCGAATCACCCGACCGAACTGCCGGGCGACCACCGCCAGCCTGCCCGGACCGAGTACCACGAGGCCCAGCAGCAGGATGACCAGGATCTCGCCACCCCCGATGTTTCCCATGGGGTGAACCTACCGACGCCCTAGCCGAGCGGTGCCTGACTCCAGGCTGCGAGTCGACCGGGATAGGTCGGCCACCACCACGGCAAGTCGACCGAACCGGTGAAGGGAACGCACGGTGGCCTCCAACTCTCGAGACAACCGAGCCGACACGACAGCCAGGACCGACACGGCAGCCACTAAGACCCCCGTGCACAGCAGAAGGCTTCCTTCCATCATTCCGAGCCTAGGCGTCATGGTGCCAGCGTCCGGTGGGCCAGCCCGGCATGATGACTGGGTGTCCAATCCGCCGCTGACCGCCCCCCTGCTGTTCGCCCACCGAGGCGGCCGTGCCCACGCCCCGGAAAACACATTGGAGGCCTTCGTCCTTGCCCTTCGGCTGGGTGCCACGGGGCTAGAGAGCGATGTCTGGTGCTCGGCGGATGGGGTTCCGGTCCTCCACCACGACGGGCGGATCGGCCGAAGGTTCCGTCGCCGGACCATTTCGACCCTGACCATTCCGGACCTCCCGCCGGATGTTCCGACGTTGGCCGACCTCTACACCAGGGTGGGCTCCCAGGTACCCCTGTCGTTGGACGTCAAGGATTCGGAGGCCGTGTCCGACATCCTCCGTGTGGCCTCCGATCACGGAGCCCTCCCCCAGCTCTGGCTCTGCCACCCGGATCCAGAACTCTTGACCCAGTGGCGGGACCTGGACTCGCAGGTCGTCCTCGTCCACTCCACCCGCCTCGAGCGCATGTCCGGAGGACTGGAACGGTGGGCCGCCGACCTGTCAGATGCCGGAATTGACGCTGTGAACCTCCCCGAGCCGGACTGGAGCGGGGGCCTGGTGTCGCTCTTCCGTCGGTTCGGCCTCCGGTGCCTGGGCTGGGACGCTCAGCACCCCCGCCAGATCGACCGGCTCCTCCAGATGCGCCTAGACGGAATCTTCGGCGACCACGTCGATCGTCTGGTCGACGGCGCGGCACGCCTCCACGGCAGGCTCTGAACGCTGGAGGTCAGAGCCTGTCTAGGCCTCCCAGCGGCCAAACTCGCACGAAGGCCCGTCCCACGATCGAATCGACGGGCACCGGACCGTAGTAGCGACTGTCCCGGGA includes:
- the tatC gene encoding twin-arginine translocase subunit TatC, with the protein product MADPDGQMTLMGHLEELRSRLIRSTLAVVAGAVAAWVFYPQILDLLLEPYCHIRGEAVEGSAFGTGCELLVTDPLEPFGVRMMVAGYGGIALAMPVLLWQSWRFVAPGLHARERRWGVLFVGLGVLLFGAGCGLAYWSIPRALDFLIGIGGPDLISVFSPARYLGFVVKMTLAFGIGFQFPLLLVLLQVLGILTPASLRRVRRYAIVGIVAVVAVLTPSGDPFTLLLLSVPMVAFYEMAILVGALRARRHRRAGSE
- a CDS encoding twin-arginine translocase TatA/TatE family subunit, which gives rise to MGNIGGGEILVILLLGLVVLGPGRLAVVARQFGRVIREVRRVATGFQEEFRDLVEDPSLEAMARERGHRLTGSTSPESATDEAEEAGG
- a CDS encoding glycerophosphodiester phosphodiesterase; protein product: MSNPPLTAPLLFAHRGGRAHAPENTLEAFVLALRLGATGLESDVWCSADGVPVLHHDGRIGRRFRRRTISTLTIPDLPPDVPTLADLYTRVGSQVPLSLDVKDSEAVSDILRVASDHGALPQLWLCHPDPELLTQWRDLDSQVVLVHSTRLERMSGGLERWAADLSDAGIDAVNLPEPDWSGGLVSLFRRFGLRCLGWDAQHPRQIDRLLQMRLDGIFGDHVDRLVDGAARLHGRL